CAGTATTATTAATCGAAGTGGGGATTACTTATTAACTCTTATCAATAATATTCTTGACTTGTCAAAAATCGAAGCAGGCAAGACTACTTTAAATCTACAAACTTTCGATCTCAAGCATTTGTTGGATGATATTGAAGATATGTTTCATCTTCGCGCAATAAATGCGGGGCTAAATCTTTTCTTCGAGTGCGATTCCAATGTACCGCATTGTATTTACACTGATGAAATTAAATTGCGTCAAGTTCTAATCAACTTGATTGGCAATGCGCTTAAATTCACTAAACATGGATCGGTTTTGATTCATGTAACGAATGTCAATACGCCAATTAACGAATCCAAAGATATTCAAGATCCATCAAATCCAAAACTCATTCTCAATTTCAGTGTTAGTGATACAGGAGTTGGTATTGCAGCTGAAGAATTATCTGAATTATTCGTATCTTTTTCTCAGGCTCAGGCTGGACGCGAAAAGCAAGAAGGTACAGGTTTAGGCTTAGCAATTAGCCGTAGGTTTGTGCAGTTGATGGGTGGTGAGATCTCAGTCACTAGCGAACTTGGCAAAGGCTCAACTTTCCAATTTCAGATTCACGCCCAACAAGGTAAAGAATTAGTGAGCGACCCTACTGAAAAAAGACGAGCCTTAGCCATTGCTCCCGATCAACCCAATTACAAAATCCTTGTCGTTGATGATAAACCTGTGAATTGCCAATTATTAGTCAAGTTACTAACTCCTATGGGTTTTGAAGTCCAAGAAGCTAGCAATGGACAAGAGGCGATCGTAATCTGGGATCAGTGGGAACCACACTTAATCTGGATGGATATGCGAATGCCAGTCATGGATGGCTATGAAGCGACAAAATACATTAAGTCCACGGTTAAAGGCAACGCTACAGCCGTGATTGCCCTAACCGCCAGTGTATTAGAAGAAGAAAAAGCGATCGTGCTTTCAGTAGGGTGTGACGACTTCATCCGTAAGCCATTTAGAGAACAAATAATTTTTGATACTCTTGCCAAACATCTTGGCGTAAAGTATATTTACGAAAATATTCAGCATCATAAGCATGAAGCCGATTTTCCTTCAGAAATATTGCTAAATTCCGAAAACTTAAAAGTTATGCCAGATAGCTGGATTATGCAATTATATAGATCATCCCTTGAAGCTGATAAAAATATTGTTATAAACTTAATTGGGCAAATTCCAGAAAACGAAACTTTCTTAGTGCGATCGCTAACTAAATTGGCGCGTAATTACCAATTTGAGAAATTAATTGATCTCACCGAACCGTTACTCTCAAAGCATATTGAATAGCGCTTTGCGCTCTGATTACATTGGCAACATTAATGAGCTATAACCATTCATTAGAACTAACGGGGAATATTCTCTTAGTAGATGATCTCCCAGAAAATTTACAACTATTAAGTGACTTACTAGTTACGCTTGGATATAGTGTCCGAAGTGTAACTAGTGGACGGATGGCTCTTAAAACTGCGAAGGTAAAACGGCCAGATCTGATTCTTTTAGATATCAAGATGCCAGAGATGGATGGATATCAAGTCTGCCAAGCTCTCAAAGAGGATATTGATTTACGAGATATTCCTGTAATTTTTATCAGCTCTTTAGATGATGTCTTTGATAAAGTAAAAGCTTTTTGGTCTGGAGGCGTTGATTATATTTGCAAACCTTTTCAGAGCGAGGAGGTATTGGT
This window of the Pseudanabaena sp. BC1403 genome carries:
- a CDS encoding MASE1 domain-containing protein → MTNNPPSTQTAPNSSRWKLPLLGIELNNPRYWIEVIGIAIAYFGSSWIIANTIPRLYGPSPVWPGAGFNVGLLLAFGRSRWLGVFLGILFFNLHKNWLTVLIPALGASIGSTIGTLITVSLILRFTRTTYPFHQVRHVVVFSLCSLFSGTIFQTITGTGIYILTKRYEGDFLKDYFLPWWIGDSIGVLIFASIVLTWLRSHRDNKIKSWLNWEVVIAISSLILVAYFSFYESQPIEYLLLPPLLWSAFRFGAKITTLLIMIVSMTASIATASKFGVFYKAIGKGDSLSLLQIFMGVIALTTMITIAIVEENRIANLNLQRANADLEQRVLERTSALRQSEANALELASKAESANQAKSAFIANMSHELRSPLNAVLGFSQMMMRAKNLATEHYESASIINRSGDYLLTLINNILDLSKIEAGKTTLNLQTFDLKHLLDDIEDMFHLRAINAGLNLFFECDSNVPHCIYTDEIKLRQVLINLIGNALKFTKHGSVLIHVTNVNTPINESKDIQDPSNPKLILNFSVSDTGVGIAAEELSELFVSFSQAQAGREKQEGTGLGLAISRRFVQLMGGEISVTSELGKGSTFQFQIHAQQGKELVSDPTEKRRALAIAPDQPNYKILVVDDKPVNCQLLVKLLTPMGFEVQEASNGQEAIVIWDQWEPHLIWMDMRMPVMDGYEATKYIKSTVKGNATAVIALTASVLEEEKAIVLSVGCDDFIRKPFREQIIFDTLAKHLGVKYIYENIQHHKHEADFPSEILLNSENLKVMPDSWIMQLYRSSLEADKNIVINLIGQIPENETFLVRSLTKLARNYQFEKLIDLTEPLLSKHIE